In Mustela lutreola isolate mMusLut2 chromosome 1, mMusLut2.pri, whole genome shotgun sequence, one genomic interval encodes:
- the SPRY1 gene encoding protein sprouty homolog 1: MDPQNQHGSGSSLVVIQQPTLDSRQRLDYEREIQPAAILSLDQIKAIRGSNEYTEGPSVVKRPAPRTAPRQEKHERTHEIVPINVNNNYEHRPTSHLGHAGLSNNARGPILSRSTSTGSAASSGSNSSASSEQGLLGRSPPTRPVPGNRSERVIRTQPKQLVVDDLKGSLKEDLTQHKFICEQCGKCKCGECTAPRTLPSCLACNRQCLCSAESMVEYGTCMCLVKGIFYHCSNDDEGDSYSDNPCSCSQSHCCSRYLCMGTMSLFLPCLLCYPPAKGCLKLCRGCYDWIHRPGCRCKNSNTVYCKLESCPSRSQGKPS; encoded by the coding sequence ATGGATCCCCAAAATCAACATGGCAGTGGCAGTTCATTAGTTGTGATCCAGCAGCCTACATTGGATAGCCGTCAGAGGTTAGACTATGAGAGAGAAATTCAACCTGCTGCTATTTTGTCTTTAGACCAGATCAAGGCCATCAGAGGTAGTAACGAATacacagaagggccatctgtggtGAAAAGACCTGCTCCACGAACAGCACCAAGACAAGAAAAACATGAAAGGACTCATGAAATCGTACCAATTAATGTGAATAACAACTATGAGCATAGACCTACAAGCCACCTGGGACATGCAGGACTCTCAAATAATGCCAGAGGCCCCATTTTGAGCAGATCCACCAGCACTGGAAGTGCAGCCAGTTCTGGAAGCAACAGCAGTGCCTCTTCCGAGCAGGGACTATTAGGAAGGTCACCGCCAACCAGACCAGTCCCTGGGAATAGGTCTGAAAGGGTAATCCGGACCCAGCCCAAGCAACTGGTTGTGGATGACTTAAAGGGTTCTTTGAAAGAGGACCTGACACAGCACAAGTTTATCTGTGAACAGTGTGGGAAGTGCAAGTGTGGAGAATGCAcagctcccaggaccctgccatccTGTTTGGCCTGCAATCGTCAGTGCCTTTGCTCTGCTGAGAGCATGGTGGAATATGGAACCTGCATGTGCTTAGTCAAGGGCATCTTCTACCACTGCTCCAATGATGATGAAGGGGATTCTTACTCGGATAATCCTTGCTCCTGTTCACAGTCACACTGCTGCTCTAGGTACCTGTGTATGGGAACCATGTCTCTATTTTTACCTTGCTTACTCTGTTATCCTCCTGCTAAAGGATGCCTGAAGCTGTGCAGGGGGTGTTATGACTGGATCCATCGCCCAGGATGCAGATGTAAGAACTCCAACACTGTCTATTGTAAGCTGGAGAGCTGTCCCTCTAGGAGTCAGGGTAAACCATCATGA